The following proteins are encoded in a genomic region of Nicotiana sylvestris chromosome 4, ASM39365v2, whole genome shotgun sequence:
- the LOC104217797 gene encoding uncharacterized protein produces MRVVSDRNESILKATSIVYPGMPHYSCMWHIWTNIWAMFKKGHLKLSELYFVAAWSYTLDEFNKRMSKIEEIDSRVKAYLFDIGYHKWYRVHATVNRTWTMTSNIAESLNAVTKYVRDLTDYIHIVIDGVRRYNVCLENKRCSCGQFQLDELLCPHALAALRHRDESFEQYYSPYYTRANLLRTYEIPVNPLSDESK; encoded by the exons ATGCGTGTTGTTTCGGATCGGAATGAGAGTATCTTGAAAGCAACATCTATTGTTTATCCCGGCATGCCACATTATtcttgcatgtggcatatttggacaaatatatGGGCAATGTTCAAGAAGGGTCATCTTAAGTTAAGTGAATTATACTTTGTCGCGGCATGGTCATACACCCTTGATGAATTTAATAAAAGGATGTCAAAGATTGAGGAGATTGACTCCCGTGTTAAAGCATACTTATTCGATATTGGCTATCATAAATGGTATCGAGTACACGCTACGGTGAATAGAACTTGGACTATGACATCAAACATTGCAGAGTCGTTGAATGCTGTAACAAAATAT GTGAGGGATTTAACAGACTACATCCATATAGTAATAGATGGTGTGAGGCGTTATAATGTTTGTCTTGAAAACAAGAGATGTAGTTGTGGGCAATTCCAGCTTGATGAACTACTTTGTCCACATGCTTTAGCTGCTTTAAGACACAGGGATGAGTCTTTTGAACAATATTATTCTCCTTATTACACAAGGGCGAACCTCTTGCGTACTTATGAAATACCAGTAAATCCCCTGTCTGATGAAAGCAAATGA
- the LOC104239117 gene encoding 7-deoxyloganetin glucosyltransferase-like — protein sequence MDSIRIHGQDKPHAVCIPYPCQGHINPMLKLAKILHHKGFHITFVNTEYNHRRLLKSRGPDSLNGFPSFRFETIPDGLPPCDADATQDIPSLCESTTTTCLGPFKELLAKLNTTSSSNVPRVSCIVSDGCMSFTLDAAQDLGIPEVLFWTPSACGSLGYMHYRDLSEKGYFPLKDASDLTNGYLETALDWIPSMKGIRLRDLPSFLRSTNPDEYMFKFLVQETDRSKFASAIVINTFERLEKEVLESLRTLLPPIYAIGPLHFLVKHIEDKNLECLGSNLWKEDVQCLDWLDSKKPNSVVYVNFGSITVMTPNQLIEFAWGLANSQMEFLWIIRPDIVSGEQAILPPEFVGETKERGMLASWCPQEQVLSHPAIGGFLTHSGWNSTLESIGSGVPMICWPFFAEQQTNCWFKGTQWGIGMEIDNNVKRDEVESLVRELMAGEKGKEMKKKAMEWKKLAEEATQKPEGSSFVAIDKLINEILLKH from the exons ATGGATTCCATTAGAATTCATGGACAAGACAAGCCTCATGCAGTTTGCATTCCATATCCTTGTCAAGGTCATATTAACCCTATGTTAAAGTTAGCCAAAATCCTCCATCACAAAGGCTTTCATATCACTTTTGTCAACACTGAATACAACCATAGGCGTCTCCTTAAGTCCCGAGGCCCTGATTCCCTCAACGGTTTTCCATCCTTTCGTTTCGAGACAATTCCCGATGGCCTCCCGCCGTGTGATGCAGATGCAACTCAAGATATTCCTTCTCTATGCGAATCCACAACCACTACTTGTTTAGGTCCTTTCAAAGAGTTGCTCGCCAAGCTCAATACTACTTCTTCATCTAACGTGCCACGCGTTTCGTGCATTGTCTCTGATGGTTGTATGAGCTTCACTCTTGATGCTGCTCAAGATTTGGGCATACCTGAAGTTCTGTTTTGGACCCCTAGTGCTTGTGGTTCGTTGGGTTACATGCATTACCGTGACCTTTCTGAAAAAGGATATTTTCCACTTAAAG ATGCAAGTGACTTGACAAATGGATATTTGGAGACGGCTTTGGATTGGATACCAAGCATGAAAGGTATACGTTTAAGGGATTTACCAAGTTTCTTGAGAAGTACAAATCCAGATGAATATATGTTCAAGTTCCTTGTCCAAGAAACAGATAGAAGCAAATTTGCTTCTGCTATTGTAATCAATACATTTGAGCGATTAGAGAAGGAAGTTCTTGAATCACTTCGGACCCTTCTTCCTCCGATTTATGCAATTGGGCCCTTGCATTTTCTTGTAAAACATATTGAGGACAAGAATTTGGAGTGCTTGGGATCCAATCTTTGGAAAGAGGATGTACAGTGTCTAGACTGGCTAGATTCCAAGAAACCAAATTCTGTTGTTTATGTTAATTTCGGAAGCATAACTGTAATGACTCCGAACCAACTTATTGAATTCGCTTGGGGACTTGCCAATAGCCAAATGGAATTTTTGTGGATTATAAGGCCTGATATTGTATCAGGGGAACAAGCAATTCTTCCACCCGAATTCGTGGGAGAAACTAAAGAAAGAGGGATGTTAGCAAGTTGGTGCCCCCAAGAACAAGTACTTAGCCACCCTGCAATCGGAGGTTTTTTGACTCACAGTGGATGGAATTCGACTCTTGAAAGTATTGGCAGTGGGGTACCAATGATTTGCTGGCCATTCTTCGCCGAACAACAAACTAATTGTTGGTTTAAAGGCACCCAATGGGGAATAGGAATGGAAATTGACAATAATGTGAAGAGGGACGAAGTTGAAAGCCTTGTGAGAGAGTTGATGGCCGGAGAGAAAggcaaagaaatgaagaaaaaggcAATGGAATGGAAGAAATTGGCCGAGGAAGCTACTCAAAAACCAGAAGGATCATCTTTTGTGGCAATAGATAAATTGATCAACGAAATTCTCCTCAAACACTAA